A region from the Salminus brasiliensis chromosome 22, fSalBra1.hap2, whole genome shotgun sequence genome encodes:
- the LOC140544292 gene encoding probable phosphatase phospho1 — MASPTVPSSSRFLMLFDFDETMIAESSDDAIFRIAPGQGIPDWLKDSFRPGRFNEHMQRVLAYLAQQGVQEDAIREAIEGIPPAPGLLALLGFLRSHRQDFECVVLSDANTYFIETWLRKAGTRQLFSEIFTNPASFNKDGHLVLLNFHAHGCPRCPENMCKQVILRDYLARRARERGKPFQKVFYIGDGANDICPTLALGQKDTAFPRRDFPMHRIIQDMQRGQPGIYKATVVPWAHAEDVIDCLKKAVEER; from the coding sequence GATCGCAGAGAGCAGCGATGATGCCATATTCCGCATCGCCCCCGGCCAGGGCATTCCTGACTGGCTGAAGGACAGCTTCCGTCCTGGCAGGTTCAACGAGCACATGCAGCGCGTCTTGGCCTACCTGGCCCAGCAGGGCGTGCAGGAGGACGCCATCCGCGAGGCCATCGAGGGCATCCCTCCTGCTCCAGGCCTGCTGGCACTCCTTGGCTTCCTGCGCTCCCACCGACAGGACTTTGAGTGTGTGGTGCTCTCGGACGCAAACACCTACTTTATCGAGACCTGGCTGCGCAAGGCCGGAACGCGCCAGCTCTTCTCCGAGATCTTCACCAATCCAGCCAGCTTCAACAAGGATGGGCATCTGGTGCTTCTGAATTTCCATGCTCACGGGTGCCCGCGGTGCCCGGAGAACATGTGCAAGCAGGTGATTCTCAGGGACTATCTGGCCAGAAGGGCCAGAGAAAGAGGGAAGCCATTCCAGAAGGTTTTCTACATCGGAGATGGGGCTAACGACATTTGCCCCACTCTAGCTCTGGGACAGAAGGACACAGCTTTTCCGAGGAGAGATTTCCCCATGCACCGGATCATCCAGGACATGCAGAGAGGACAGCCTGGGATTTACAAAGCCACTGTGGTGCCCTGGGCGCACGCAGAAGATGTGATAGACTGCCTCAAGAAAGCTGTGGAGGAGAGATGA